The following are encoded in a window of Salinibacter ruber DSM 13855 genomic DNA:
- a CDS encoding ExbD/TolR family protein, producing MASQKFQRGSSSTEPEFTTASLPDIVFMLLIFFMVATVLRETDIKVRTQLPQAEALTKIDQKRLISKVHIGPLKRGENQGDTAIQIDDALIENRRTIRQIMYNKLQEQPQLIVSLKVDQESEMQIVNEVQQELREANALRINYSSNREGPPPS from the coding sequence ATGGCGTCGCAGAAGTTTCAACGGGGAAGCTCGAGCACGGAGCCGGAGTTTACGACCGCTTCGCTCCCGGACATCGTCTTCATGCTGCTGATCTTCTTCATGGTAGCAACGGTGCTCCGAGAGACGGACATCAAGGTCCGGACCCAGCTCCCACAGGCGGAAGCCTTGACGAAAATCGACCAGAAGCGGCTCATCTCGAAGGTGCACATTGGCCCTCTCAAGCGGGGCGAGAATCAGGGCGACACCGCGATCCAGATCGATGACGCCTTGATCGAGAACCGACGCACCATCCGCCAGATCATGTACAACAAGTTGCAGGAGCAGCCGCAGCTGATTGTGTCTCTCAAGGTCGACCAGGAGTCCGAGATGCAGATCGTCAACGAGGTGCAGCAGGAGCTCCGAGAGGCGAATGCGCTCCGCATCAACTACTCGTCCAACCGCGAGGGCCCCCCTCCGTCCTGA
- a CDS encoding MotA/TolQ/ExbB proton channel family protein has translation MVILDKLSVHLLLLLPQQSGGSGAINALVERFNEGGEWMWPVLICLIIGLAISFERIISLNRADINTQAFLQRVKEALDEGGIPAAEEECASTRGPVASVFQAGLLRADEGIDAVEEAVVSYGSIEMSFLERGLVWLSLFISVAPMLGFLGTVIGMIEAFDSIEQAGDISPRLVAGGIKIALLTTAFGLIVAVILQFFYNYAVSKIDRLVAEMEDASIELVDALVALERGESATAEKSIPESVGEREE, from the coding sequence ATGGTCATCCTGGATAAATTGTCGGTTCACCTTCTGCTTCTGCTGCCCCAACAGTCCGGCGGAAGCGGTGCCATCAATGCCCTCGTTGAACGCTTCAACGAGGGGGGCGAGTGGATGTGGCCCGTTCTCATTTGCCTCATCATTGGGCTTGCAATTTCGTTTGAGCGCATCATTTCGCTGAACCGTGCCGACATCAACACGCAGGCGTTTCTACAGCGTGTGAAGGAGGCCCTCGACGAGGGGGGGATCCCGGCGGCCGAGGAGGAGTGCGCCAGCACGCGTGGCCCCGTTGCGTCTGTCTTTCAGGCCGGGCTGCTCCGGGCCGACGAAGGCATCGACGCCGTAGAAGAGGCGGTCGTCTCCTACGGCTCCATCGAGATGAGCTTCCTCGAACGGGGACTCGTCTGGCTTTCGCTCTTCATTAGCGTCGCCCCGATGCTCGGCTTCCTCGGAACCGTTATCGGCATGATCGAGGCCTTTGACTCGATCGAGCAGGCCGGAGACATTTCCCCGCGGCTCGTGGCCGGCGGCATTAAGATTGCCCTCCTGACGACCGCCTTTGGGCTTATCGTGGCGGTCATCCTTCAATTCTTCTACAACTACGCCGTGTCGAAGATTGACCGGTTGGTGGCCGAAATGGAGGATGCATCCATCGAGTTGGTCGACGCGCTCGTGGCCCTGGAGCGGGGCGAGTCCGCCACGGCCGAGAAGTCAATTCCGGAAAGCGTTGGCGAACGAGAAGAGTAG
- the acs gene encoding acetate--CoA ligase yields the protein MADADAALEARLSDQEYLRPPSAFVGQANVSDPAIYDRFDDFPEGFEEYADLLDWDTRWDEVFDGSDPPFFEWFTGGELNACYNCVDRHLHERPNQAAFIWEGEDGTRRTLTYRDLYREVNKMAASLRDVGVQEDDVVTLHLPMVPALPITMLACARIGAPHSVVFGGFSASALAQRATDADSDVIVTIDGYYRRGEFLHHKEKADTAVEEADTDIDTVLVWERHEGTLHPEADLEEGRDILVSELLANNERARVEPVSRDAEDTLFLMYTSGTTGKPKGAQHRTGGYLSYVAGTSKYVLDIKPNDTYWCAADIGWITGHSYIVYGPLALGTTSVMREGAPDHPHKGVTWEIAERHDVDIFHTSPTAVRMYMKWGKEHPASYDFNFRHMTTVGEPIQPEAWLWYYTHIGNEDAVIVDTWWQTETGGHLITNLPALQDMKPGSAGRPCPGIQPAIYDNNGTPVEAASGQAGNLVIERPWPGMLQTVYGDDQRFINEYWRRFSDVDSDDWRDWVYEAGDGAVHAQDGYFRVLGRLDDVMNVAGHRLGTMELESAVAQVSEVAEAAVAARQDDQKGNVPDVYVTPRDGVAASDELRQDIVAAVEKEIGAFARPGNVIFVGDLPKTRSGKIMRRLLENISNGKDLGDTTTLRDPSVPEEIRRQVQEA from the coding sequence ATGGCCGACGCCGACGCTGCCCTCGAAGCCCGACTGTCCGACCAGGAGTATCTCCGCCCTCCCTCCGCATTCGTGGGGCAGGCCAACGTGTCGGACCCGGCGATCTACGATCGGTTCGACGACTTTCCGGAAGGATTTGAGGAGTACGCCGACCTTCTGGACTGGGACACCCGCTGGGACGAGGTCTTCGACGGGTCCGACCCGCCCTTCTTCGAGTGGTTTACGGGCGGGGAGCTCAACGCCTGCTACAACTGCGTGGACCGTCACCTCCACGAGCGGCCCAACCAGGCGGCCTTCATCTGGGAGGGCGAGGACGGCACCCGGCGCACGCTGACGTACCGGGATCTCTACCGGGAAGTCAACAAGATGGCGGCCTCGCTCCGCGACGTGGGGGTCCAGGAGGACGACGTGGTTACGCTCCACCTTCCGATGGTGCCCGCGCTGCCCATCACCATGCTCGCCTGTGCCCGCATCGGCGCGCCGCACTCGGTCGTCTTTGGCGGCTTCTCGGCCAGCGCCCTCGCCCAGCGCGCCACCGATGCCGACTCCGACGTCATCGTCACGATCGACGGCTACTACCGGCGGGGCGAGTTCTTGCACCACAAGGAGAAGGCCGACACCGCCGTGGAGGAGGCGGACACCGACATCGACACGGTGCTGGTGTGGGAGCGCCACGAGGGAACCCTTCACCCCGAGGCCGACCTGGAGGAGGGACGCGACATCCTCGTGTCCGAGCTCCTCGCCAACAACGAACGGGCGCGAGTCGAGCCGGTGTCGCGCGACGCCGAAGACACTCTCTTCCTGATGTACACGTCCGGCACCACCGGCAAGCCGAAGGGGGCCCAGCACCGGACCGGCGGCTACCTCAGCTACGTGGCGGGCACGTCGAAGTACGTCCTCGACATCAAGCCCAATGACACCTACTGGTGTGCCGCCGACATCGGATGGATTACCGGCCACTCCTACATCGTCTACGGCCCGCTCGCCCTAGGCACGACGAGCGTGATGCGGGAGGGCGCGCCCGACCATCCGCACAAGGGCGTCACCTGGGAAATTGCCGAGCGGCACGACGTCGACATCTTCCACACCTCCCCCACGGCGGTGCGGATGTACATGAAGTGGGGGAAGGAGCACCCGGCGTCGTACGACTTCAACTTCCGCCACATGACGACGGTCGGGGAGCCCATTCAGCCGGAGGCGTGGCTCTGGTACTACACGCACATCGGAAACGAGGACGCCGTCATCGTCGACACCTGGTGGCAGACGGAGACGGGGGGCCACCTCATCACCAACCTGCCGGCCCTACAGGACATGAAGCCCGGCTCGGCCGGGCGTCCGTGCCCCGGCATCCAGCCGGCCATCTACGACAACAACGGCACGCCCGTGGAGGCCGCGAGCGGGCAGGCCGGCAACTTGGTGATCGAGCGCCCCTGGCCGGGCATGCTGCAGACCGTGTACGGCGACGACCAGCGCTTCATCAACGAGTACTGGCGCCGCTTCTCGGACGTCGACTCCGACGACTGGCGCGACTGGGTCTACGAGGCCGGGGACGGGGCCGTGCACGCCCAGGACGGCTACTTCCGCGTCCTGGGGCGCCTCGACGACGTGATGAACGTGGCCGGGCACCGGCTCGGCACCATGGAGCTGGAGTCGGCCGTGGCCCAGGTGTCCGAGGTGGCCGAGGCCGCAGTGGCCGCCCGGCAGGACGACCAGAAGGGAAACGTGCCCGACGTGTACGTCACGCCCCGCGACGGGGTGGCGGCGTCCGACGAGCTCCGGCAGGACATCGTCGCCGCCGTTGAGAAAGAGATCGGGGCCTTTGCCCGCCCGGGAAACGTCATCTTCGTCGGGGATCTCCCCAAGACGCGCTCCGGCAAGATTATGCGTCGCCTCCTCGAAAACATCTCCAACGGGAAGGACCTCGGCGACACCACCACCCTCCGCGACCCGAGCGTCCCCGAAGAAATACGGCGGCAGGTTCAGGAGGCGTAG
- a CDS encoding helix-hairpin-helix domain-containing protein, with protein sequence MRNDEVAQILQETADLLELTGGNPHRARAFARAARSLQDLDAPAADRLREDTLVEVSGIGDGMADHISDIVHGGSFALRDELLSAVPPGLLDVLQVNGLGTKRTRRLWTELDIASLDELEHAAEADRITALDGFGAKTQQNILENVRQLRRYEAQWRLADAWAAAHSFLQSLRGLDAVDRAVPAGALRRHTETMERADVLVSTATAPSVVDWLDAHLDAPTREDSVVTGRLDEGLPVAVHLTSPDRFGTAWWRTTGTADHCTAVTEHADSPADHADEEALYRAAGLSVVPPALREGQGEVQAAADNALPELLTTEDLDGCLHNHSTYSDGAHTLREMALAARDRGYSYFGICDHSQSLRIADGLSPEEVRDQRDAVDRLNDELADDEPPFRIFHGIESDILRDGSLDYEQEVLEAFDFVVGSVHTGFSMTEEEATERLVRAVESPHTRILGHPTGRLLLGREGYPIDHERVIAACAEHDVALELNANPHRLDLDWRWVRHATDQGVLISINPDAHATAELDYVKWGVAVGRKGWLTPDQCLNAKSLDAFVQWLDDTRP encoded by the coding sequence ATGCGCAACGACGAGGTTGCCCAGATTTTACAGGAAACGGCCGACCTGCTCGAACTCACGGGCGGAAATCCGCACCGGGCCCGGGCCTTCGCCCGGGCGGCCCGGTCCCTGCAGGACCTCGACGCCCCTGCCGCCGACCGGCTCCGTGAGGACACCCTCGTCGAGGTGTCCGGAATTGGAGACGGCATGGCGGATCACATCAGCGACATTGTTCATGGGGGCTCGTTCGCCCTTCGCGACGAGTTGCTCAGTGCCGTCCCGCCCGGCCTCCTGGATGTCCTGCAGGTGAACGGGCTCGGGACGAAACGAACCCGCCGCCTCTGGACGGAGCTCGACATTGCCTCGCTCGACGAGCTGGAGCACGCCGCGGAGGCCGATCGGATCACAGCCCTCGACGGCTTCGGCGCCAAGACGCAGCAGAACATTCTGGAGAACGTGCGCCAGCTCCGGCGCTATGAAGCACAGTGGCGCCTCGCCGACGCCTGGGCGGCAGCCCATTCCTTTCTCCAGTCGCTCCGGGGCCTCGACGCGGTCGACCGCGCCGTGCCCGCCGGGGCCCTCCGGCGCCACACCGAAACGATGGAACGGGCCGACGTTCTCGTGTCTACCGCCACCGCCCCATCGGTCGTGGACTGGCTCGACGCGCACCTCGACGCCCCGACCCGGGAAGACTCGGTGGTGACGGGCCGCCTCGACGAGGGACTGCCGGTCGCGGTACACCTCACGTCGCCGGACCGGTTCGGGACGGCCTGGTGGCGCACCACCGGCACCGCCGACCACTGCACTGCGGTGACCGAACACGCCGACTCCCCCGCCGATCACGCTGACGAAGAAGCCCTCTACCGGGCCGCTGGATTGTCGGTCGTTCCGCCCGCCCTTCGCGAAGGACAAGGGGAGGTGCAGGCGGCGGCCGACAATGCGCTGCCGGAGCTGCTCACGACGGAGGACCTCGACGGCTGCCTCCACAACCACTCCACCTACAGCGACGGGGCGCACACCCTGCGCGAGATGGCCCTAGCGGCGCGGGACCGCGGCTACTCGTACTTCGGCATCTGCGACCACAGCCAGTCGCTTCGTATTGCCGACGGCCTGTCGCCCGAGGAGGTCCGCGATCAACGCGACGCGGTGGACCGGCTCAACGATGAGCTTGCGGACGACGAGCCCCCCTTCCGCATTTTCCATGGCATCGAGAGCGACATTCTCCGCGACGGATCCCTCGACTACGAGCAGGAGGTCCTCGAGGCCTTCGATTTCGTGGTGGGGAGTGTCCACACCGGCTTTAGCATGACGGAGGAGGAAGCCACCGAGCGCCTCGTCCGCGCCGTCGAAAGCCCGCACACCCGCATCCTGGGCCACCCGACGGGCCGCCTCCTCCTGGGCCGGGAGGGGTACCCGATCGACCACGAACGTGTGATTGCGGCGTGCGCCGAGCACGACGTGGCGTTGGAGTTGAACGCCAACCCGCACCGGCTCGACCTCGACTGGCGGTGGGTTCGTCACGCCACCGATCAGGGGGTCCTGATCTCGATCAATCCGGACGCCCACGCAACCGCGGAGCTCGACTACGTGAAGTGGGGCGTGGCCGTGGGCCGGAAGGGCTGGCTCACGCCCGACCAGTGCCTCAACGCGAAGTCCCTGGATGCCTTCGTGCAGTGGCTCGATGACACCCGGCCGTAG
- a CDS encoding penicillin acylase family protein, producing MSRRLYFGLAGVLIAVGGAVLWWALGGPVSPPPAAHPIADLRDTTTVGWTDRHTATIEATHATDALTALGYVHGMKRAWTLTVWRHTALGTLSTAFGDGLVPVDRHARRLGFAHHARRAYERLSTATRERLQAYARGLNAALRSNRVQQREPFLHFDLAPKRWAPWHSLALARLVAWTGTAPTAAPTAPDSGLADFRAADRRLRRWLRLHGRSRSVAWAAGAPGDTTRTVLFAKHVLGATANPVVQEVVIRRPDAAPTVAASLPGAPLFPTGRTNGRRWTYLLHSDATLVPIEVDSTEARSRHERIAPAQGGEQLVEIQRHGARVRVGPISPDSAWVLEWPGLRARTDLPRWLATAHLDAQRDAAAPDFHLVEGEGLRVDSTGAWSVQGQPPVVDRGPASILVGRSGWAAHQADVLRAQARSRPVAPAQWSASDSSAWAAALLPTLLPDLASLNAPDSTTIDARSYLRNWDAVYDPASIGAVVFAEWMRAYRREIGRRPTPTDSVFFAGPRRRRTFRAAVDSLTRRYGTDVRQWRWERAASERRFFPVWAADSLVAEDVSALSSTRFAPLDRPGRGHASSLSGGPARIVPLPLGPAPTHWDGWMQGPRGGLTVRRLRFEPSRFFARSLLSRTRPPPVSVGQAPIPNTTRLVPPSP from the coding sequence GTGTCTCGACGCCTCTACTTTGGGCTGGCGGGGGTCCTCATCGCTGTCGGCGGAGCCGTCCTGTGGTGGGCCCTCGGCGGCCCGGTCTCCCCCCCACCGGCCGCGCATCCGATCGCGGACCTCCGGGACACCACGACGGTCGGCTGGACGGATCGCCATACCGCGACGATCGAAGCCACCCACGCGACCGACGCGCTCACGGCATTGGGCTACGTGCACGGCATGAAGCGGGCCTGGACGCTGACGGTGTGGCGTCACACGGCCCTCGGCACGCTCTCCACTGCGTTCGGCGACGGCCTCGTGCCCGTCGATCGACATGCGCGTCGGCTCGGCTTCGCGCACCACGCGCGCCGGGCCTACGAGCGGCTCAGCACCGCGACCCGGGAGCGCCTTCAGGCCTACGCCCGCGGGCTGAACGCGGCCCTTCGGTCCAACCGCGTGCAACAGCGGGAGCCCTTTCTGCACTTTGACCTTGCCCCGAAGCGCTGGGCCCCCTGGCACTCGTTGGCCCTCGCACGGCTGGTGGCCTGGACGGGCACCGCCCCTACGGCCGCCCCCACCGCCCCCGATTCCGGCCTGGCCGACTTTCGGGCCGCCGACCGTCGGCTCCGACGCTGGCTCCGCCTGCATGGGCGGTCGCGCAGCGTGGCGTGGGCCGCGGGGGCACCGGGCGACACGACCCGGACCGTTCTCTTCGCCAAGCACGTGCTGGGGGCCACGGCCAATCCGGTGGTGCAGGAGGTCGTCATTCGGCGCCCCGATGCCGCCCCCACGGTCGCGGCCTCCCTCCCGGGCGCTCCGCTCTTCCCGACCGGCCGCACGAACGGGCGTCGATGGACCTATCTGCTCCACAGCGACGCCACACTCGTCCCAATCGAGGTTGACTCCACAGAGGCCCGCTCCCGCCACGAGCGCATCGCGCCGGCCCAGGGCGGCGAGCAGTTGGTTGAGATTCAGCGGCACGGGGCGCGGGTCCGCGTGGGCCCCATCTCCCCCGACTCGGCCTGGGTGTTGGAGTGGCCCGGCCTCCGCGCCCGCACGGATCTACCGCGGTGGCTCGCCACGGCCCACCTGGACGCGCAGCGTGACGCCGCCGCGCCGGACTTCCATCTCGTGGAGGGCGAGGGACTCCGGGTGGACTCGACGGGGGCGTGGTCGGTCCAGGGCCAACCGCCTGTGGTCGACCGCGGGCCCGCCTCCATCCTCGTCGGTCGGTCCGGCTGGGCCGCCCACCAGGCCGACGTGCTCCGGGCGCAGGCCCGGTCTCGCCCCGTTGCTCCGGCCCAGTGGAGCGCGAGCGACTCGAGCGCCTGGGCGGCCGCCCTCCTTCCGACCCTCCTTCCCGACCTGGCGTCGCTCAACGCTCCCGACTCCACGACCATCGACGCCCGCTCCTACCTGCGCAACTGGGACGCCGTCTACGATCCGGCCAGCATCGGGGCGGTGGTCTTTGCGGAGTGGATGCGCGCCTACCGACGCGAGATTGGCCGTCGCCCAACCCCGACCGATTCGGTCTTCTTTGCGGGGCCGCGCCGGCGCCGAACATTTCGCGCGGCCGTCGACTCGCTCACGCGTCGCTACGGCACCGACGTGCGACAGTGGCGGTGGGAGCGCGCTGCCTCCGAGCGCCGCTTCTTTCCCGTATGGGCGGCCGACAGTCTCGTCGCGGAGGACGTGTCCGCACTGAGCAGCACCCGATTCGCGCCGCTGGACCGTCCCGGCCGGGGCCACGCCTCCAGCCTTTCCGGGGGGCCGGCCCGCATCGTCCCGCTTCCCCTCGGGCCCGCCCCAACGCACTGGGACGGATGGATGCAGGGCCCCCGCGGCGGCCTCACGGTGCGGCGCCTGCGGTTCGAGCCCTCACGGTTCTTTGCCCGCTCCCTCCTGTCCCGCACCCGTCCCCCGCCCGTCTCGGTTGGGCAGGCCCCGATCCCAAACACAACCCGTCTCGTTCCCCCATCCCCGTAA
- a CDS encoding ExbD/TolR family protein translates to MPGLLEKRRSDREEASIPTAGMADIAFLLLIFFLVTTTINVDTGIGMTLPPKLKPEQEPPPVKERNLMNVLVNASGDVLVDEERARVAEIRDRVKKHVLNYGEDPSLSASPDDAVISIKTDAATPYNTYIEVLDEVWMSYREIWDQIARTNRLPGPDGGSAGLDQTYSSYREYYNQLGPDEDNQIRDTFGAQISIAEPDTGE, encoded by the coding sequence ATGCCTGGACTGCTGGAAAAGCGGCGCAGCGACCGAGAAGAAGCGTCCATCCCGACCGCGGGAATGGCGGACATTGCCTTTCTGCTCCTCATTTTCTTTCTGGTGACCACGACCATTAACGTCGACACCGGAATCGGCATGACCCTGCCGCCGAAGCTGAAGCCGGAGCAGGAGCCCCCCCCGGTGAAGGAGCGCAACCTCATGAACGTGTTGGTGAACGCCTCCGGGGACGTGCTGGTCGACGAGGAGCGGGCTCGCGTGGCCGAAATCCGCGACCGCGTCAAGAAGCACGTGCTGAACTATGGAGAGGACCCGAGCCTGTCCGCGAGCCCGGACGACGCGGTGATCTCGATCAAGACCGACGCGGCGACGCCCTACAACACGTATATCGAGGTTCTCGATGAGGTGTGGATGTCGTACCGCGAGATCTGGGACCAAATTGCCCGGACCAACCGGCTTCCGGGCCCCGATGGCGGGTCGGCCGGGCTCGACCAGACCTATTCGAGCTACCGGGAGTATTACAACCAGCTCGGCCCGGACGAGGACAATCAGATTCGGGACACCTTCGGCGCTCAGATCTCGATTGCCGAGCCCGACACCGGTGAGTAG